Proteins encoded together in one Chryseobacterium taklimakanense window:
- a CDS encoding type II TA system antitoxin MqsA family protein, producing the protein MKLQKESRKVSFRKQEIEYTNLSYYCEDTKQSVVTTELDEVNLRQIYNKYRELNNIPFPEEIKKLRQKYGLSAAKMSELFGFGPNQYALYENGEIPSISNAKAIRLADSPFVFKNMLESNKAIIKEKDYKSIITKINAKLVGFEDDFSFEEFLLGGKEPSPFTGYKSPDYNRLATMVAYFAKNLKPQKTLLNKLLFYSDFLQYKNFGSSISGCRYAAIARGPVPDNFRSLFEKMEKDSFVKIKYIEYPDGKVGEQFLLGDEKLSDWQSFSEDELKTLQNVCRFFKGKTTKEVVEISHKETAWLKNQEDNALIDYTYAFDLSSF; encoded by the coding sequence ATGAAACTACAAAAAGAATCAAGAAAAGTAAGTTTCAGAAAACAGGAAATCGAATACACAAACCTTAGTTATTATTGTGAAGACACGAAACAAAGTGTGGTAACCACAGAATTAGATGAAGTTAACCTTCGTCAGATTTATAACAAATACCGGGAATTGAATAACATTCCGTTCCCGGAAGAAATTAAAAAACTTCGTCAGAAATATGGCTTGTCTGCTGCAAAAATGAGCGAACTGTTTGGTTTTGGTCCTAATCAGTATGCTCTCTATGAAAATGGAGAAATTCCCAGTATTTCGAATGCAAAGGCAATACGTTTAGCGGACAGTCCTTTTGTTTTCAAAAACATGTTGGAAAGCAATAAAGCAATAATTAAGGAGAAAGACTATAAATCAATAATTACAAAAATCAATGCAAAACTTGTAGGTTTTGAAGATGATTTTTCCTTTGAAGAGTTTTTATTGGGTGGTAAAGAACCAAGCCCCTTTACGGGTTACAAATCGCCGGATTATAACAGGTTAGCAACCATGGTTGCATACTTTGCTAAAAATTTGAAACCACAAAAAACATTATTAAATAAATTACTTTTTTATTCTGATTTTTTGCAATATAAAAATTTTGGTTCTTCAATATCAGGTTGCCGATACGCAGCCATAGCAAGAGGTCCGGTTCCGGATAACTTCAGAAGTCTTTTTGAAAAAATGGAAAAGGATAGTTTTGTAAAAATAAAATACATAGAATATCCGGATGGTAAAGTAGGCGAACAGTTCCTTTTAGGAGACGAGAAGCTTTCAGATTGGCAGTCGTTTTCGGAAGATGAACTAAAAACATTGCAAAATGTTTGTAGATTTTTTAAAGGGAAAACTACCAAAGAAGTGGTGGAGATTAGTCATAAAGAAACAGCGTGGCTTAAAAATCAGGAAGACAATGCCTTGATTGATTATACTTACGCTTTTGATTTAAGTTCATTTTAA
- a CDS encoding LA2681 family HEPN domain-containing protein, which yields MKKFEDLLLITDISNLTGKEQVDIVGELFDLSFDNNSISGISKAFDLIGQIQIEELSAPLQTLLYYDIANGYGYLRKLKYFNTPDSWNFEMEEISHEVFHLRKAIASLGFEEIDDLRKCQIYTNLGNTFSFIGRFIEAQEYWRKALNIFPNFPMALANSGHGLMFYSNQIFDNSHKLYFINYGYHKIKEALHFKEYLEGDAANQFLKMKSYMDATYDVKILSEQFNLNSFEFGDNEKLNNYRYWCLENYLYINPLNDLGASKFASHDCLNLPSLILETKAPPTYFTLYNQLKQEFATARYFYYKSVVFQDPHFSDEDVVIVDTMESALFSYNLELAKSAFRNTYSILDKIAYFLNDYLKLGNNYNRVNFRSVWFKKDNKTLHEHFQNSQNWALRGLFWLSKDFFIKEHDEVLDPDSKQIAELRNSIEHKGLKIMYDTYLYSNFFNADKEIIFIINRDDFESKTLRLLKTVRAAIMYLAFIINYEEGQKESNGLPTLPMNLSEVPIYMKF from the coding sequence GAACAGGTAGATATTGTTGGAGAATTGTTTGATCTTTCTTTTGATAATAATAGTATCTCAGGTATTAGTAAAGCTTTTGATTTAATTGGTCAGATTCAAATAGAAGAATTATCAGCCCCTTTGCAAACGTTGCTTTATTACGATATTGCAAACGGCTACGGCTATTTGCGTAAATTAAAATATTTCAACACACCCGATTCCTGGAATTTTGAAATGGAAGAAATTTCACATGAGGTATTCCATCTTCGAAAAGCAATTGCATCTCTAGGATTTGAAGAAATAGATGACTTAAGGAAATGTCAGATTTATACTAATCTTGGTAATACTTTTTCTTTTATAGGCAGGTTTATTGAAGCGCAGGAATATTGGCGCAAGGCATTAAATATTTTCCCTAATTTTCCAATGGCATTAGCAAATAGTGGACATGGCTTAATGTTTTATTCAAATCAAATTTTTGACAATTCACATAAGTTATATTTTATTAACTACGGCTACCATAAAATCAAAGAAGCATTACACTTTAAGGAATATCTTGAAGGTGATGCTGCAAATCAATTTCTCAAGATGAAATCGTATATGGATGCTACTTATGATGTAAAAATCCTTTCAGAACAGTTTAATTTAAACAGTTTTGAATTTGGTGATAATGAAAAACTGAACAATTACCGATATTGGTGTTTAGAAAATTACCTTTACATTAATCCTTTAAACGATTTGGGAGCGTCTAAATTTGCTTCTCACGATTGCTTGAATTTGCCATCTTTAATCTTAGAAACCAAAGCGCCACCAACATATTTCACACTTTACAATCAACTTAAGCAGGAATTTGCAACTGCAAGATATTTCTATTACAAATCAGTCGTTTTTCAAGATCCTCATTTTTCAGACGAAGATGTAGTAATTGTAGATACTATGGAAAGTGCTTTGTTTTCTTACAATCTTGAACTCGCTAAAAGTGCTTTTCGCAACACCTATTCAATTTTAGATAAAATTGCATATTTCCTAAATGATTATTTGAAACTGGGAAACAACTACAATCGCGTAAACTTTAGAAGTGTTTGGTTCAAGAAAGATAACAAAACATTACATGAGCATTTTCAAAACTCTCAAAATTGGGCTTTAAGAGGGTTATTCTGGTTAAGTAAAGATTTTTTCATTAAAGAACATGATGAGGTGTTAGATCCAGATTCAAAACAGATTGCCGAATTACGAAACTCTATTGAGCACAAAGGCCTGAAAATAATGTATGATACTTATTTGTATAGTAATTTCTTTAATGCTGACAAAGAAATTATTTTTATAATAAACCGTGATGATTTTGAAAGTAAAACTTTGCGGTTGTTAAAAACAGTTCGAGCTGCGATAATGTATCTTGCTTTTATTATTAATTATGAAGAAGGTCAAAAAGAAAGTAATGGTCTGCCGACACTTCCAATGAATTTAAGCGAAGTTCCGATTTATATGAAATTCTAA
- a CDS encoding type II toxin-antitoxin system MqsR family toxin has translation MATKDEVSQFLKELKSVSAAGEIFFIDRQVNTQTLAELEIKALERKAYIEKLVLEDYSEGPLDNDQYGIEPMWVFGKKVKEKEVYIKITITALNVICISFHTSQYPMNYPFK, from the coding sequence TTGGCCACCAAAGATGAAGTATCACAGTTTCTTAAAGAACTGAAGTCTGTAAGCGCTGCAGGCGAAATTTTCTTTATCGACAGGCAGGTAAACACCCAAACACTCGCAGAGTTAGAGATTAAAGCACTTGAAAGAAAAGCTTATATCGAAAAGCTTGTTCTGGAAGACTATTCCGAAGGTCCGTTAGATAACGATCAGTATGGCATAGAACCCATGTGGGTTTTCGGAAAGAAAGTCAAAGAAAAGGAAGTATACATTAAAATTACAATTACCGCGCTTAATGTAATATGTATTTCTTTCCATACCTCACAGTATCCTATGAACTATCCATTTAAGTGA